A single Eulemur rufifrons isolate Redbay chromosome 9, OSU_ERuf_1, whole genome shotgun sequence DNA region contains:
- the TMEM220 gene encoding transmembrane protein 220 isoform X1: MAPAARPWARALWRGCNGLMAAFFALAAFVQVNDPDAELWVVVYAIPAVLTLLVGFNPLVTGNIIWRSVSAVHVFLCVAWAVSLTYYLLRHGQQSLLHEEEGRELSGLVIITAWMSLCRSSSKNPVGGRIQVAIAIVIALFPFMSWVYIYVNKEMRSSWPTHCKTVI, from the exons ATggcgccggccgcgcggccctgGGCGCGGGCCCTGTGGCGGGGCTGCAACGGGCTCATGGCCGCCTTCTTCGCGCTGGCGGCCTTCGTGCAG GTGAATGATCCAGATGCGGAACTGTGGGTG GTGGTGTATGCGATACCTGCAGTGTTGACTCTGCTTGTTGGATTTAACCCTCTTGTCACAG GAAACATCATCTGGAGGAGTGTGTCTGCGGTACACGTGTTCCTCTGTGTGGCCTGGGCCGTCAGCCTGACGTACTACCTCTTGCGTCATGGGCAGCAGAGCCTCCTGCATGAGGAAGAAGGCAG GGAGCTCTCTGGTCTGGTGATTATCACAGCATGGATGAGCCTGTGCCGCAGTTCATCAAA GAATCCAGTTGGTGGAAGAATCCAGGTGGCTATTGCCATTGTAATCGCTCTCTTCCCATTTATGTCATGGGTCTACATATACGTAAACAAGGAAATGCGGTCCTCCTGGCCAACTCACTGCAAGACAGTAATTTAA
- the TMEM220 gene encoding transmembrane protein 220 isoform X3: MAPAARPWARALWRGCNGLMAAFFALAAFVQVVYAIPAVLTLLVGFNPLVTGNIIWRSVSAVHVFLCVAWAVSLTYYLLRHGQQSLLHEEEGRNPVGGRIQVAIAIVIALFPFMSWVYIYVNKEMRSSWPTHCKTVI; the protein is encoded by the exons ATggcgccggccgcgcggccctgGGCGCGGGCCCTGTGGCGGGGCTGCAACGGGCTCATGGCCGCCTTCTTCGCGCTGGCGGCCTTCGTGCAG GTGGTGTATGCGATACCTGCAGTGTTGACTCTGCTTGTTGGATTTAACCCTCTTGTCACAG GAAACATCATCTGGAGGAGTGTGTCTGCGGTACACGTGTTCCTCTGTGTGGCCTGGGCCGTCAGCCTGACGTACTACCTCTTGCGTCATGGGCAGCAGAGCCTCCTGCATGAGGAAGAAGGCAG GAATCCAGTTGGTGGAAGAATCCAGGTGGCTATTGCCATTGTAATCGCTCTCTTCCCATTTATGTCATGGGTCTACATATACGTAAACAAGGAAATGCGGTCCTCCTGGCCAACTCACTGCAAGACAGTAATTTAA
- the TMEM220 gene encoding transmembrane protein 220 isoform X2 has translation MAPAARPWARALWRGCNGLMAAFFALAAFVQVVYAIPAVLTLLVGFNPLVTGNIIWRSVSAVHVFLCVAWAVSLTYYLLRHGQQSLLHEEEGRELSGLVIITAWMSLCRSSSKNPVGGRIQVAIAIVIALFPFMSWVYIYVNKEMRSSWPTHCKTVI, from the exons ATggcgccggccgcgcggccctgGGCGCGGGCCCTGTGGCGGGGCTGCAACGGGCTCATGGCCGCCTTCTTCGCGCTGGCGGCCTTCGTGCAG GTGGTGTATGCGATACCTGCAGTGTTGACTCTGCTTGTTGGATTTAACCCTCTTGTCACAG GAAACATCATCTGGAGGAGTGTGTCTGCGGTACACGTGTTCCTCTGTGTGGCCTGGGCCGTCAGCCTGACGTACTACCTCTTGCGTCATGGGCAGCAGAGCCTCCTGCATGAGGAAGAAGGCAG GGAGCTCTCTGGTCTGGTGATTATCACAGCATGGATGAGCCTGTGCCGCAGTTCATCAAA GAATCCAGTTGGTGGAAGAATCCAGGTGGCTATTGCCATTGTAATCGCTCTCTTCCCATTTATGTCATGGGTCTACATATACGTAAACAAGGAAATGCGGTCCTCCTGGCCAACTCACTGCAAGACAGTAATTTAA